A region from the Medicago truncatula cultivar Jemalong A17 chromosome 6, MtrunA17r5.0-ANR, whole genome shotgun sequence genome encodes:
- the LOC120576071 gene encoding uncharacterized protein — MVKFAEDTGFKLLTSTPYYAQANGQVEAANKNIIAIIKRKIKAKPKNWPEILGEALWACRTSPKESTNTTPFRLTFGHDAVLPVEILLQSVRIQRQCEIPVNHYWDMVMDELTDLDEERLTALEVLARQKEKVAKAYNKKVKSKFFAQGDLVWKVILPMDKKDRALGKWSPGWEGPWQILRVFSNNAYEIEELNDDRRILRINGKYLKKYKPTLQEIKIIKE, encoded by the coding sequence ATGGTGAAATTCGCCGAAGATACAGGCTTTAAATTGCTAACTTCGACACCATACTATGCGCAAGCAAATGGTCAAGTTGAAGCAGCgaacaaaaacatcattgccaTTATTAAACGAAAAATAAAGGCAAAGCCCAAGAACTGGCCTGAAATATTAGGTGAAGCTTTATGGGCATGTCGAACATCTCCCAAAGAATCGACAAACACTACACCTTTTAGGTTGACATTTGGTCATGATGCTGTACTACCAGTAGAGATTCTGTTGCAATCAGTCAGAATCCAAAGACAATGCGAAATACCAGTTAATCATTATTGGGACATGGTCATGGACGAATTGACCGATCTCGATGAAGAAAGATTAACAGCGTTAGAAGTCCTTGCGagacaaaaagaaaaggtagcaaaagcatataataaaaaggtaaaatcgAAGTTTTTTGCCCAAGGAGATTTGGTATGGAAAGTGATCTTACCAATGGACAAGAAAGATAGAGCTTTGGGAAAATGGTCACCCGGATGGGAAGGACCATGGCAGATATTAAGGGTCTTTTCGAATAATGCTTATGAGATCGAAGAATTAAACGATGATCGAAGGATTTTACGAATAAATGGAAAGTACTTGAAAAAGTATAAACCAACGTTGCAggaaattaaaatcataaaagaatAA